One stretch of Rhinatrema bivittatum chromosome 8, aRhiBiv1.1, whole genome shotgun sequence DNA includes these proteins:
- the LOC115096876 gene encoding interleukin-17D-like: MLLKVEVLAWVAMTTTFNLCLGKHAPCRDPSEEDLEAQIGRLAAGYYSLVEKLNIIPDKELKKCPRALNQTSDLIQDRSTSPWSYRVNEDLERYPQRIIEAYCLCKGCFTIPTKEDKSLISEPFFMDVPVLQKTRKCRKGHYVYRLKNVKIAQFCNCH; this comes from the exons ATGCTGCTAAAG GTGGAGGTGCTCGCCTGGGTTGCCATGACGACGACTTTTAACCTGTGCTTGGGGAAGCACGCCCCTTGCCGGGATCCTTCCGAGGAGGATCTGGAAGCACAGATTGGCCGTCTGGCTGCTGGATATTATTCACTGGTTGAAAAACTAAACATCATCCCTGACAAGGAGCTGAAAAAATGTCCCCGTGCTCTCAATCAGACCTCTGATCTCATTCAGGACAGAAGCACTTCACCCTGGTCATACAG GGTTAATGAGGACCTTGAGAGGTATCCACAGAGAATAATAGAAGCCTACTGCCTTTGCAAGGGTTGCTTCACCATACCCACTAAAGAGGATAAGTCTTTGATCAGTGAGCCATTTTTCATGGATGTACCTGTGTTGCAGAAAACAAGAAAGTGTAGGAAAGGACACTATGTATACAGACTGAAAAATGTGAAGATTGCTCAGTTTTGTAACTGTCACTAG